In the genome of Nitrososphaerales archaeon, the window AGAAATATTTTTGCACCATATCTTCCAGCAACCTCGGCCTTCTCCTTTACACCTCCTATCTTCCCAATACTTCCATCTGGGTTTATTGTGCCTGTTATGAGAACATCCGTTCTAATGTTCTTCTGTGTCAATTCAGATATTAGAAGTACGGTCATCGCAGCACCCGCGCTCTGTCCGTCCACAGCCCTAATATCTTCGTTGGAGGAAATCGAGAATATTATATCGCTGGTAGACATGTCTATCTTTGCCATTCTTTCTGCTACTTGCACTGCTGTTCTAGCAGATGATTGGAAGTCAACCCCCGTTGGGGTAATCGTGTTAACAAGGATCTTTCCATCACCCGGTTTGATTTCAACCGTTATCTGCAATGTTGCACCTTCAAAAATATAAGTTTGGAAGAAATCGTTTGTAAGCACCTGTCTCACTGCTACCGCTGTAATAGTCTTAGCATTTACATTGTCGATGAAGGTTTTTG includes:
- a CDS encoding S16 family serine protease, whose amino-acid sequence is MDVKNATIYGLLAALILSAFLNYVFYNEVQNLNHKISTLQSTSQNNKEQEQTMPQNTAKTFIDNVNAKTITAVAVRQVLTNDFFQTYIFEGATLQITVEIKPGDGKILVNTITPTGVDFQSSARTAVQVAERMAKIDMSTSDIIFSISSNEDIRAVDGQSAGAAMTVLLISELTQKNIRTDVLITGTINPDGSIGKIGGVKEKAEVAGRYGAKIFLVPDGQSVIQMQTCEERQIGAVFYKNCRYEPANLSEITRKQYGMDVIEVSDVEEALSYFTKT